A region from the Neurospora crassa OR74A linkage group V, whole genome shotgun sequence genome encodes:
- a CDS encoding UDP-N-acetylglucosaminyltransferase: MTHLVQMHHMVPPSFNHRASFQAQPGHGHGPSHGQDYFTYHQGFSHYQEGHQPGHQQSHQPPSNLHDHHVSNLNVTPRLFPSRRTQPALHRITTTFHRPHGPDHSAEHSLRRKTPRGTIDNGYDGSLTHLASGPPPLKQMALPRPSRLFPSTVDQGLSGSSTSSNLQHSVPAGSWPYPAPLTSGSLASATETLSLKSGSVTPLGWGAGPSNVGQGFGAADCNLLALPIPQFGHHTVSNLQPLLGPGYHAQSMTPGVYSPAALSQPAVHREGVYPDFRNSFNLGNHYTQTGAVVDSAFVPPNSAIQQCLPQVYGPGHAHSLRLPFSAYPLDDGFSRYGQAHFTPHATYVGGNNQYMNSKPGGSLQQGMGEPSSPVHFKDRALHLAHKTYNDLVLYLNHLHRCEPTKPGSGHRIAYPRPPRTLTFSISQFSAPSTRPGATDGHPQHSNQNDAASRPLSYTSGHSNLHSLYLENVNSHLKPGSQGHYYQAKLPKRSFELNSPIGAAKTALDVLSNLCEQSGWKWVDGMLLGGCLHYALERYDQALEWFRRVLSIDESHVEAISHMAATLYSMNRPDEAEHHWMQAVKKRPSYLEAVESLVNMLIYRHKSPEAVKVIDFVQRSLRMSSPGSAHDQVSDTGSETDTTSTATIREPSPDPFLHDGDKTDSPETFFAFTAENSRQPGFGSSGYAIPGSENGRMISIIHAKGNILYSLKNIDGASKAFEEAVLVSAGRQVKGLQSLIRLIQSVLNPGNGGMVSLQNPTRKNLSAPLLLPPERAKHTAKLVFAASGGHLPGLQYVVSSSQRRSAVSTTSNALLSLAKILQDAMSNGGSGTGVPQQSPSVGDILALYYLSLSLQESPSTANNVGILLASVQLTASQQVSVPDASVAAPIPGIVPGSGLALALAYYQYGLTLDPKHVHLHTNLGSLLKDIGQLDLAISMYEKAVACDGTFDIALTNLANAVKDRGRTNDAIIYYKRAVTSNPDFAEAVCGLSTALNSVCDWRGRGGVLLANGRYDRWHVGEDGMLEDVTKQGRGSGLMQRVVDIVAQQLREASAWGCGVLQEQSAMQLMAYLKTAKAAIADGTLDLDAELRKWSGKPWEGSRVLRLIERATKATVRRWYRDRYINGQESASGYARPRVPGTLTVPTAPTVLPFHTFTCPLTAKDVRMISQRNALRISCSTLRSSWIPATVYEPPKPPSPQLNIGYISSDFNNHPLAHLMQSVFGFHDKTRVRAFCYATTASDKSIHRQQIEREAPVFQDVSTWSSDRLVQQIVADGIHILVNLNGYTRGARNEVFAARPAPIQMAFMGFAGTLGAEWCDYLLADTTSVPPSTLRPHRDNLSLEDVFRDEADAEADDWVYSENLIYCKDTFFCCDHKQSADGSDERGMTWEEEQRRRWNMRKMLFPNLPDDRIILGNFNQLYKIDPTTFRTWLRILAHVPKAVLWLLRFPELGENNLRRTAKLWAGEEVASRIIFTDVAPKQQHIARARVCDLFLDTPECNAHTTAADVLWSSTPLLTLPRYEYKMCSRMAASILKGALPKSEAGRQAAEDLIAGDDYEYENRAIKLANGLTYELVVDGFSMPGYNGAGGAGGGHGGYRASYYGKPVGRLAELRKLLWESKWTCALFDTRRWVRDLEDAYEQAWQRWVDGVGGDIYL; the protein is encoded by the exons ATGACACATCTGGTCCAGATGCACCATATGGTGCCGCCATCGTTCAACCATCGCGCCTCCTTTCAAGCACAACCTGGGCATGGCCATGGGCCCTCGCACGGACAAGACTACTTCACTTACCATCAGGGCTTTTCGCACTACCAAGAGGGGCATCAACCAGGCCACCAACAAAGCCACCAACCGCCGTCGAACCTCCATGACCATCATGTCAGCAACTTGAACGTGACACCCCGGTTGTTCCCTTCTCGCCGCACCCAGCCGGCCTTGCATCGCATCACGACCACCTTTCACCGACCCCACGGACCAGACCACAGCGCCGAACACTCACTTCGACGGAAAACTCCGAGAGGAACTATTGATAATGGTTACGATGGCTCACTGACACACCTGGCATCCGGGCCACCTCCCTTGAAGCAGATGGCCCTTCCGCGCCCATCAAGGCTCTTTCCCAGCACTGTCGATCAGGGGCTCTCTGGCTCATCTACGTCAAGCAATCTTCAGCATTCCGTACCCGCCGGTTCTTGGCCGTATCCTGCCCCACTGACCTCAGGAAGCCTCGCTTCGGCTACCGAGACACTTTCGCTCAAGTCGGGCTCCGTGACACCGCTGGGCTGGGGAGCTGGTCCATCAAACGTGGGGCAAGGTTTTGGTGCAGCAGATTGTAACCTCCTTGCGCTGCCCATCCCCCAGTTTGGTCATCATACCGTGTCCAATCTGCAACCACTTCTGGGGCCTGGCTATCACGCCCAGTCCATGACTCCAGGAGTGTACAGTCCCGCGGCGCTCTCACAACCTGCGGTGCACAGAGAAGGTGTCTATCCTGACTTTCGAAACTCATTCAATCTAGGGAACCATTACACGCAAACAGGTGCGGTCGTTGACAGTGCTTTCGTTCCACCGAACTCGGCTATCCAGCAGTGTCTTCCTCAAGTCTATGGGCCGGGTCACGCACATTCGCTCAGGTTGCCATTCTCAGCCTACCCCCTTGACGATGGCTTCTCACGCTATGGTCAGGCACATTTCACGCCACATGCCACATATGTCGGCGGTAACAATCAGTATATGAACTCAAAACCAGGCGGGAGTCTTCAACAAGGCATGGGGGAGCCCTCGTCGCCAGTTCACTTCAAAGATCGGGCATTACATTTAGCCCACAAGACATATAACGATCTAGTCCTGTATTTGAATCATCTACATCGTTGCGAACCGACTAAGCCTGGAAGTGGGCATCGGATTGCCTATCCAAGACCGCCCAGGACACTTACTTTTTCTATTTCCCAATTCTCCGCCCCTTCCACGCGTCCAGGCGCAACCGATGGCCACCCCCAGCACTCGAACCAAAATGACGCTGCCTCACGGCCTTTGAGTTATACGTCCGGCCACTCTAATCTTCACTCACTTTATCTTGAGAACGTCAACAGCCATCTAAAGCCTGGCTCACAAGGGCACTATTATCAGGCCAAGCTGCCTAAGCGTTCATTTGAGCTCAACTCGCCCATTGGTGCAGCAAAGACTGCCTTGGATGTGTTGTCAAACCTGTGTGAGCAGAGTGGGTGGAAGTGGGTGGATGGTATGTTGCTTGGTGGGTGCCTTCATTACGCTCTCGAGCGTTACGATCAGGCACTAGAGTGGTTTAGACGGGTGCTCAGCATTGACGAAAGCCATGTTGAAGCCATTTCCCACATGGCAGCAACACTTTACTCCATGAACAGACCTGATGAAGCCGAGCACCACTGGATGCAAGCCGTGAAGAAACGACCGAGCTATTTGGAGGCGGTGGAGAGCTTGGTGAATATGCTAATCTATAGGCATAAGAGTCCAGAAGCGGTCAAGGTGATCGACTTCGTTCAGCGCTCTTTGAGGATGTCCAGTCCTGGTTCAGCGCATGATCAAGTCAGTGACACTGGGAGCGAAACAGACACAACATCGACGGCAACCATCAGAGAACCTAGCCCTGACCCGTTTCTGCATGATGGGGATAAAACCGATAGCCCCGAAACATTCTTTGCCTTCACTGCGGAGAACAGCAGGCAACCGGGCTTTGGTTCGAGTGGTTATGCTATTCCTGGGAGCGAGAATGGGCGGATGATCAGCATTATCCATGCCAAAGGGAACATCCTCTACTCTCTGAAGAACATAGATGGCGCATCCAAAGCTTTCGAGGAGGCTGTTTTAGTTAGTGCCGGAAGACAGGTCAAGGGACTCCAGTCACTCATCCGCCTGATACAGAGTGTCCTCAACCCAGGGAATGGCGGGATGGTATCGCTGCAGAATCCGACGAGAAAGAATCTATCTGCACCGCTATTGCTCCCTCCTGAGAGAGCAAAACACACCGCTAAGCTCGTTTTTGCGGCTAGCGGTGGGCATCTCCCTGGGCTTCAATACGTTGTATCGAGTAGTCAGAGGAGGTCGGCCGTATCAACGACAAGCAACGCTCTGCTTTCACTGGCCAAAATCTTGCAAGATGCCATGTCCAATGGAGGTTCTGGTACAGGCGTCCCACAGCAATCACCCAGTGTTGGTGATATTCTGGCCCTTTACTACttgtctctttctctccagGAAAGTCCATCCACAGCTAATAACGTGGGGATTCTTCTTGCGAGCGTCCAACTCACGGCATCACAACAGGTGTCTGTCCCAGATGCCTCTGTGGCGGCACCGATTCCTGGAATTGTACCTGGGAGTGGGCTTGCTTTAGCGCTGGCTTATTACCAGTACGGGCTCACGTTGGATCCGAAGCATGTACATCTTCATACGAACCTGGGCAGTCTCCTTAAGGATATCGGCCAACTCGATCTAGCCATCTCCATGTACGAGAAGGCAGTGGCTTGTGATGGCACTTTTGACATTGCCTTAACAAATCTTGCAAATGCGGTCAAGGATAGGGGTCGCACTAACGACGCCATCATCTACTACAAGCGGGCCGTAACCTCTAACCCGGATTTCGCTGAAGCAGTCTGTGGACTTTCTACTGCTCTCAACTCGGTGTGTGACTGGCGGGGCCGTGGCGGAGTCCTGCTTGCCAATGGCAGGTACGATCGGTGGCATGTTGGTGAAGATGGAATGCTAGAAGACGTAACGAAACAGGGTAGGGGAAGCGGCCTCATGCAGCGCGTGGTTGACATTGTTGCCCAGCAGCTGAGGGAAGCGTCTGCCTGGGGTTGCGGTGTCTTGCAAGAACAATCCGCTATGCAGTTGATGGCTTATCTCAAGACTGCCAAGGCTGCCATCGCTGATGGTACACTGGACCTGGATGCGGAGTTGCGGAAATGGTCTGGTAAACCATGGGAAGGTTCCCGGGTGTTACGGCTGATCGAACGAGCTACAAAAGCTACCGTGCGGCGTTGGTATCGTGACAGGTACATCAACGGCCAAGAGTCGGCTTCTGGATACGCTCGGCCAAGGGTTCCCGGCACTCTCACGGTTCCAACCGCGCCAACAGTCCTACCATTCCACACCTTTACATGTCCTCTCACAGCCAAGGATGTCCGAATGATCTCTCAGAGGAATGCGCTTAGGATCTCGTGTTCCACCCTCAGATCTTCCTGGATCCCCGCCACGGTATATGAACCTCCGAAACCACCAAGTCCACAACTCAACATAGGCTATATATCTTCCGATTTCAACAACCATCCTTTGGCACACTTGATGCAATCTGTCTTTGGATTCCACGACAAGACACGGGTGAGGGCTTTCTGTTATGCGACTACGGCCAGCGATAAGTCGATTCACCGCCAACAAATCGAGCGCGAGGCACCAGTTTTCCAAGATGTGAGCACCTGGTCATCCGACCGGCTGGTACAGCAGATTGTTGCAGATGGAATTCATATCCTGGTGAATCTTAACGGCTATACCAGAGGTGCTCGCAACGAGGTCTTCGCAGCACGACCTGCACCGATCCAAATGGCCTTTATGGGATTTGCAGGGACACTGGGGGCTGAATGGTGCGACTATCTGCTCGCAGATACGACGTCAGTGCCACCATCAACATTGCGTCCACACCGTGACAACCTAAGTCTGGAGGATGTATTCCGCGATGAAGCTGATGCCGAGGCCGACGATTGGGTATACTCGGAGAATCTCATATATTGCAAGGACACATTCTTTTGCTGCGATCACAAACAGTCTGCCGATGGTTCGGATGAGAGAGGGATGACGTGGGAAGAGGAACAGAGGAGGCGATGGAATATGCGCAAGATGCTGTTTCCCAACCTCCCAGACGACAGGATCATCCTCGGTAACTTCAACCAACTCTACAAG ATCGATCCTACCACGTTTCGAACCTGGCTTCGCATACTAGCACATGTTCCCAAAGCTGTCTTGTGGCTTCTGCGGTTCCCCGAGCTCGGCGAAAACAACCTCCGCCGGACAGCAAAGCTCTGGGCAGGTGAGGAAGTTGCCAGCCGCATCATCTTTACCGACGTGGCTcccaagcagcagcacaTCGCCCGTGCCCGCGTGTGCGACCTCTTCCTCGACACACCCGAGTGCAACGCACATACGACGGCCGCCGACGTCCTGTGGTCGAGTACACCGCTGCTGACCCTGCCACGGTATGAGTACAAGATGTGTTCGCGTATGGCGGCGTCGATTCTCAAGGGAGCGTTGCCGAAGAGCGAGGCGGGAAGACAGGCGGCTGAGGATCTGATTGCTGGCGATGATTATGAATACGAGAACAGGGCTATCAAGCTGGCGAATGGGTTGACGTACGAGTTGGTTGTGGATGGGTTTTCTATGCCAGGGTAtaatggtgctggtggtgctggtggtggtcacgGCGGTTACAGAGCTAGTTACTATGGTAAACCGGTCGGAAGACTCGCCGAGCTGAGGAAATTGCTGTGGGAGAGCAAGTGGACTTGCGCGTTGTTTGATACGCGGAGATGGGTCAGGGACTTGGAGGATGCATATGAACAAGCGTGGCAGAGGTGGGTTGACGGCGTTGGTGGGGACATCTATCTTTGA
- a CDS encoding 60S ribosomal protein L12 has protein sequence MPPKFDPNEVKVITLRATGGEVGASSALAPKIGPLGLSPKKVGEDIAKATGDWKGLRVTVKLTIQNRQAAVSVVPTASALVIRALKEPPRDRKKEKNIKHNKSVSFDEIVEIARTMRFKSFSKELKGTVLEVLGTAFSVGCQVDGKSPKAVQEAIHAGEIDVPEE, from the exons ATGC CTCCCAAGTTTGATCCTAATGAGGTGAAGGTTAT CACCCTCCGGGCCACCGGTGGTGAGGTTGGTGCCTCGTCGGCTCTTGCCCCCAAGATCGGTCCTCTTGGTCTCTCCCCCAAGAAGGTCGGCGAAGATATCGCCAAGGCTACTGGTGACTGG AAGGGTCTCCGCGTGACCGTCAAGCTCACCATCCAGAACCGTCAGGCGGCCGTCTCCGTCGTCCCTACCGCCTCCGCGCTCGTCATCCGTGCGCTCAAGGAGCCCCCCAGGGAccgcaagaaggagaagaacatCAAGCACAACAAGTCTGTTTCGTTTGATGAGATCGTCGAGATCGCCCGCACCATGCGCTTCAAGTCCTTCTCCAAGGAGCTTAAGGGCACCGTCCTCGAGGTCCTCGGTACCGCTTTCTCCGTCGGCTGCCAGGTTGACGGCAAGAGCCCCAAGGCCGTCCAGGAGGCTATCCACGCCGGCGAGATCGATG TTCCCGAGGAGTAA
- a CDS encoding protein transporter sec-23 — MDYEALKEQWGEVEDRDGVRLSWNVFPSTRMEASRLVVPIGALYTPLKEKPDTPLLQFDPVSCKQPCRSVLNPYCQVDVRARLWICPFCLSRNPLPPHYKDITANAIPPELHPSNTTIEYRLSRPAPAPPIFLYVVDTCQEEDSLAALKESLIMSLSLLPEHALVGLITYGTMAQVHEIGYTECPKSYVFRGNKEYAAKQVQEMLGLVQPAMRPGMPMQQPGRPFPAGPASRFLLPVSQAEFQLTKAIEQLQKDPWPVAGNLRALRCTGVALSVAVGLLETSFQNAGGRIMLFAGGPATEGPGMVVGPELREPIRSHHDIDRDNIKYYKKALKFYDNLAKRTAHNGHTIDIFAGCLDQVGLLEMKGLCNSTGGHMILTDSFTSSMFKQSFVRIFEKDADDNLLMGFNAVLEVLTTKELKVTGLIGHAVSLNKKSTSVGETECGIGNTCTWKMCGIDPSSSYGIYFEIANQGGPSQNMQSPQKGMMQFLTYYQHSSGHFHLRVTTIARNLSGPAGDPAIAQSFDQEAAAVLMSRIAVFKAEVDDGPDVLRWVDRMLIRLCARFADYRKDDPSSFRLEKNFTLYPQFMFHLRRSQFLQVFNNSPDETAFYRHVLNHEDVSNSLIMIQPTLDSYTFDQEGGVPVLLDSTSIQPTHILLLDTFFHILIFHGETIAEWRKAGYQDQEGYENFAALLEQPKEDARDLITDRFPLPRFIVCDQGGSQARFLLSKLNPSTTHTSGAGAYGGVGAQSAQTIFTDDVSLQTFMEHLMKLAVSGTN; from the exons ATGGATTACGAAGCCCTCAAGGAGCAATGGGGCGAGGTCGAGGACCGTGATGGCGTTCGTCTGAGCTGGAATGTCTTCCCCAGCACCCGCATG GAAGCTTCGAGACTCGTCGTCCCCATCGGCGCCCTTTATACCCCTCTCAAGGAGAAGCCCGACACGCCTCTGCTGCAGTTCGACCCCGTCAGTTGCAAGCAGCCCTGCCGCTCCGTGTTAAACCCCTACTG TCAAGTCGATGTGCGCGCCCGCCTGTGGATCTGCCCCTTCTGTCTCTCGAGGAATCCTCTCCCGCCACACTACAAGGACATCACCGCAAATGCGATTCCACCCGAGCTGCACCCTTCCAACACTACCATCGAGTACAGGCTCTCGCGGCCCGCCCCCGCCCCTCCGATCTTCCTCTATGTCGTCGATACGTgccaggaggaggacagcTTGGCTGCTCTCAAGGAGTCGCTCATCATGAGCTTGAGCCTATTGCCCGAGCACGCCCTTGTCGGCCTGATTACATACGGCACCATGGCCCAGGTCCACGAGATTGGCTATACCGAGTGCCCTAAATCATATGTTTTCCGCGGTAACAAGGAGTACGCGGCCAAGCAGGTCCAGGAGATGCTTGGGCTCGTACAACCTGCCATGCGTCCGGGCATGCCTATGCAACAGCCTGGCAGGCCCTTCCCGGCCGGCCCTGCCTCAAGATTCTTGCTTCCGGTCTCTCAGGCCGAGTTCCAGTTGACCAAGGCCATTGAGCAGCTTCAGAAGGATCCCTGGCCTGTTGCCGGTAACCTCAGAGCCTTGCGCTGCACCGGTGTTGCGTTGTCCGTAGCTGTTGGCCTGCTCGAAACGTCGTTCCAGAATGCCGGTGGTCGCATTATGCTCTTTGCTGGTGGTCCGGCCACTGAGGGACCTGGCATGGTTGTTGGCCCCGAGCTGAGGGAACCGATCCGCTCCCATCACGATATCGACCGTGACAACATCAAGTATTACAAGAAGGCACTCAAG TTCTACGACAACCTCGCTAAGCGAACGGCGCACAACGGCCACACTATTGACATTTTTGCCGGCTGTCTTGATCAAGTTGGTCTACTTGAAATGAAGGGTCTGTGCAACTCGACGGGTGGCCACATGATTCTGACGGACAGCTTCACCTCATCCATGTTCAAGCAGTCATTCGTCCGCATTTTCGAAAAGGACGCGGATGACAATCTGCTCATGGGCTTCAATGCGGTTTTGGAAGTACTTACAACGAAGGAACTCAAGGTTACTGGGTTGATTGGTCATGCAGTCTCTCTCAACAAAAAATCGACGTCCGTCGGCGAAACCGAGTGCGGCATAGGTAACACTTGCACGTGGAAGATGTGCGGTATCGACCCCAGCTCCAGCTACGGTATCTACTTCGAAATCGCCAACCAAGGCGGCCCGTCCCAGAACATGCAGAGTCCCCAAAAGGGAATGATGCAGTTCTTGACTTATTACCAGCACTCGTCTGGCCACTTCCACCTTCGGGTGACCACCATTGCCCGAAACCTCAGCGGCCCCGCCGGAGACCCGGCCATCGCGCAGTCATTTGACCAGGAGGCAGCAGCCGTGCTTATGTCGCGTATCGCTGTTTTCAAGGCGGAGGTTGACGATGGGCCTGATGTGCTCCGGTGGGTTGACCGCATGCTCATCAGGCTCTGCGCCAGATTTGCCGATTACCGCAAGGACGACCCGTCATCGTTCCGCTTGGAAAAGAACTTCACGCTGTACCCACAGTTCATGTTCCACTTGCGTAGGAGTCAGTTCTTGCAAGTCTTTAACAACTCTCCCGATGAGACCGCATTCTATCGGCACGTTCTCAACCATGAGGATGTTAGTAACTCGCTCATCATGATTCAACCAACGCTCGACTCCTACACCTTCGACCAAGAAGGCGGTGTCCCCGTTCTGCTCGACTCTACCTCCATTCAGCCTACCCACATCCTCCTGCTCGATACCTTCTTCCACATTCTGATCTTCCATGGTGAGACGATTGCGGAATGGAGAAAGGCCGGCTACCAAGACCAAGAGGGATACGAGAACTTTGCTGCGCTTTTGGAGCAGCCCAAGGAAGATGCAAGG GATCTTATTACCGACcgtttccctctccctcgtTTCATTGTTTGCGACCAGGGCGGTTCCCAAGCTCGTTTCCTGCTTTCTAAGCTTAACCCTTCCACTACCCATACATCAGGTGCTGGCGCCTATGGCGGTGTTGGAGCTCAGAGCGCCCAGACTATCTTCACCGACGATGTTTCTCTCCAGACCTTCATGGAGCATCTCATGAAGCTTGCCGTGAGTGGAACCAACTAA
- the gst-3 gene encoding glutathione S-transferase, variant 1, with protein MAITLTLPDEYGYVLLATVSTFFANSFHSINTGRQRKAAGVKYPLAYAPQEVAEKDPKAFAFNCAQRAHANFTENLTPAIGAMLIAGLKYPVLAGALGGLWSLTRVLYTIGYTKKGPQGRTKFGIASSLSLLALKLMAAYTAVQIAFH; from the exons ATGGCCATCACCTTGACTCTCCCCGACGAGTACGG CTACGTCCTCTTAGCCACCGTctccaccttcttcgccAACAGCTTTCACTCCATCAACACTGGCAGGCAGCGCAAGGCCGCGGGCGTTAAGTATCCCCTCGCCTACGCCCCCCAGGAGGTAGCTGAGAAGGATCCCAAGGCTTTTGCCTTTAACTGCG CCCAACGCGCCCACGCCAACTTCACCGAAAACCTTACCCCCGCCATCGGCGCCATGCTCATTGCGGGACTCAAGTACCCCGTGCTCGCCGGCGCCCTGGGCGGCCTGTGGAGCTTGACCAGGGTACTATACACCATTGGCTACACCAAGAAAGGACCGCAGGGCCGCACCAAGTTCGGCATCGCCAGCTCGTTGAGCTTGTTGGCGCTCAAGTTGATGGCGGCGTATACGGCTGTGCAAATTGCTTTCCATTAG
- a CDS encoding high-affinity nickel transporter: MTLDFPVIFLLPTNLGADELHELEEQIPTLTYDINEAEVILGNVHRKQRVLFELRKHKLVTEEISTTETDEPTSPSPKRRRFQTPGSVITEDSDTASDGDFHPLLTQSTQSTLKATPTNVKVVKLAWFTESLKAGTVLPIQDYTLYRGRKQQSKPAKPQQASPTKAANIIKRALADPKPSSHGSRPGSSHSTTSHGRRDHFITKAPALLHMTTSEHEVELPPIPAYLHTTYACQRPAPTHPPNEPFIEELMKIRTARTLLGDKIGVRAYSSAIAALISYPYPLQSAFEVARLPGCGLKIAQLYQEFREQGELQEAKEDESDPRLAVLKLFHEIWGVAETTAREFYNKGWRDLDDIVEYGWDTLTRVQQIGVKYYDEFQQKIARAEVESIANIILEHANKIHPGFQMVIVGGYRRGKLASGDVDVVLSHPDKAATRGFVEQIVVALEQSNYITHTLILSTANTERGQEPVAWKGNEKKSGTGFDTLDKALVVWQDPHWTTDEKKNPIPHRRVDIIISPWKTAGCAVLGWTSGTTFQRDLRRYCKKERSLKFDSSGIRSRADGTWVDFESGPNGEPAPDMLTAERRVFEGLGLEWRPPEERCTG, from the coding sequence ATGACACTGGACTTCCCGGTCATCTTTCTGCTTCCCACCAATCTCGGGGCGGACGAGCTCCACGAGTTGGAGGAACAAATACCAACCCTCACTTATGACATCAATGAGGCCGAAGTCATCCTGGGAAACGTGCACCGGAAACAACGGGTCTTGTTCGAGCTTAGGAAACACAAACTTGTAACAGAAGAGATATCGACAACGGAGACAGACGAACCTACGTCTCCCAGCCCGAAGCGAAGGAGGTTCCAGACACCGGGTTCCGTTATCACAGAAGACTCTGACACTGCCTCAGATGGCGACTTTCATCCTCTCCTAACCCAGTCAACTCAGTCGACTCTTAAAGCAACCCCCACAAATGTCAAGGTGGTCAAGCTCGCCTGGTTTACCGAGTCTCTCAAAGCCGGGACAGTCCTCCCCATACAAGACTATACCTTATACAGAGGCCGGAAACAGCAGAGCAAACCCGCCAAGCCGCAGCAAGCATCACCAACAAAGGCCGCGAATATCATCAAACGAGCCCTAGCAGACCCGAAGCCTTCTTCCCACGGCTCACGGCCTGGATCTTCTCACAGCACTACCAGCCACGGTCGACGTGATCACTTCATCACCAAGGCCCCGGCATTGCTTCATATGACCACTTCAGAACATGAAGTAGAGCTGCCCCCCATCCCTGCCTACCTGCACACCACCTATGCATGCCAGCGTCCTGCACCCACGCATCCACCCAACGAACCCTTCATCGAGGAGCTCATGAAAATCAGAACAGCCAGGACGCTACTAGGTGACAAGATTGGAGTGCGCGCTTATTCCAGCGCCATAGCCGCTCTCATCTCCTACCCCTACCCTCTCCAGAGCGCCTTCGAAGTAGCGAGACTACCAGGCTGCGGCCTCAAGATCGCCCAGCTGTACCAAGAGTTCCGAGAACAAGGCGAGCTGCAGGAGGCCAAGGAAGATGAGTCCGACCCCCGGCTGGCCGTCCTCAAGCTCTTCCACGAGATCTGGGGCGTCGCCGAGACCACTGCCCGCGAGTTCTACAACAAAGGCTGGCGCGACCTCGACGACATTGTTGAATACGGCTGGGACACCCTGACGCGCGTCCAACAGATTGGCGTCAAGTACTACGATGAGTTCCAGCAGAAGATAGCTCGGGCCGAGGTCGAGTCTATCGCCAACATCATCCTCGAGCATGCCAACAAGATCCACCCGGGATTTCAAATGGTCATCGTAGGCGGGTACCGCCGCGGCAAGCTGGCGAGCGGCGACGTGGACGTTGTCCTGAGTCACCCGGACAAGGCCGCAACCAGGGGTTTTGTTGAGCAGATCGTAGTGGCACTGGAACAGTCAAACTACATCACGCACACGCTGATCCTGAGCACGGCCAATACCGAGCGCGGGCAGGAGCCTGTGGCCTGGAAGGGgaacgagaagaagagcggGACGGGGTTTGACACGTTGGATAAGGCGCTCGTGGTGTGGCAGGATCCGCACTGGACGACGGACGAGAAAAAGAATCCGATTCCGCACAGGAGGGTAGATATCATCATCAGTCCGTGGAAGACGGCCGGGTGTGCGGTGTTGGGTTGGACGAGCGGGACGACTTTTCAGAGGGATCTGAGGAGGTATTGCAAGAAGGAAAGGTCGCTCAAGTTTGATAGCAGTGGGATCCGGAGTAGGGCTGATGGGACTTGGGTCGATTTTGAGAGCGGGCCGAACGGTGAGCCGGCGCCGGATATGCTCACGGCGGAGAGACGGGTGTTTGAAGGGTTGGGACTGGAGTGGCGGCCGCCAGAGGAGAGGTGTACTGGTTGA